Proteins encoded together in one Pseudomonadota bacterium window:
- a CDS encoding DUF2141 domain-containing protein: MRKMIGKSAALAAASPLLIGASPLQLCNVHIELDNMRSTKGLVHLCLTANERHFPDCDNDPKARRITVEAASGKALFSAIPSGDYAIAIVHDENGNSRLDKFAGIPREGIGFSRNPKFTFGPPKFRKALFSATPVENRERIRVKYYL, encoded by the coding sequence ATGCGCAAAATGATAGGCAAAAGCGCGGCACTGGCGGCAGCAAGTCCGCTTCTCATCGGTGCATCACCGCTGCAGCTTTGCAATGTCCATATCGAACTCGACAATATGCGCTCGACCAAAGGTCTGGTGCATCTTTGCCTCACCGCGAATGAGAGACACTTCCCCGATTGCGACAATGATCCAAAGGCACGCCGTATCACCGTCGAAGCGGCGAGCGGCAAGGCGCTGTTCAGCGCCATACCCTCGGGTGATTATGCCATCGCCATCGTGCACGATGAAAACGGCAATTCGCGCCTCGACAAATTCGCTGGTATCCCGCGCGAAGGCATCGGCTTTTCGCGCAACCCCAAATTCACCTTTGGACCACCCAAATTCCGCAAGGCACTGTTCAGCGCAACGCCGGTGGAAAATCGCGAGCGCATCCGGGTCAAATATTATCTCTGA
- a CDS encoding MipA/OmpV family protein yields the protein MPASGIVTMIRAVGIVSALLFAASAAAMAHAAPADNDRDRDSEVTLQEAPELSIDGSVFDGDFLTIGAGAVVAPSYEGSNNYVLFPGPAVIGRVEGINFITRGTGISADLWTNNRDRDFDLVLGPVARVRFSRVSLGSINDPVVEALGDVSLPLELGISAGFQWSKVLNPVDNLTAALEVKHDVAGAHKGMVVSPYLTYFTPVSRGIALTATLSAELVDNDFADTYYSVDAEGSAASGLPEFDAGGGLKNIGMFLLVGFDLDGDLTNGGFAIFGAAGYDRLFEDARRSPLVSLRGDDDQFVGALGIGYTF from the coding sequence TTGCCAGCATCAGGCATCGTCACCATGATCAGGGCTGTCGGCATCGTGTCGGCACTGCTGTTCGCCGCATCAGCTGCGGCCATGGCGCATGCCGCTCCGGCAGACAATGACCGTGATCGCGACAGCGAAGTGACGTTGCAGGAGGCGCCCGAGCTTTCGATCGATGGCAGCGTTTTTGACGGCGACTTCCTGACCATCGGTGCCGGTGCCGTGGTCGCCCCAAGCTATGAGGGATCGAACAATTATGTCCTGTTCCCCGGCCCTGCGGTGATCGGCCGTGTCGAAGGCATTAATTTCATTACACGCGGCACGGGCATTTCCGCCGATCTGTGGACCAATAACCGGGATCGCGATTTCGATCTGGTACTCGGACCGGTGGCACGTGTGCGTTTCAGCCGGGTCTCGCTGGGTAGCATCAACGACCCGGTGGTCGAGGCGCTGGGCGATGTCAGCCTGCCGCTCGAACTGGGCATCAGTGCCGGTTTCCAATGGTCCAAAGTGCTCAACCCGGTCGATAATCTCACCGCCGCTCTGGAGGTGAAACATGACGTCGCCGGGGCGCATAAGGGCATGGTGGTATCGCCCTATCTCACCTATTTCACCCCGGTCAGCCGGGGCATTGCGCTCACCGCCACATTGTCGGCGGAGCTGGTCGACAATGATTTTGCCGATACCTATTACAGCGTCGATGCCGAGGGCAGCGCCGCCAGCGGCCTGCCCGAATTCGATGCTGGCGGCGGATTGAAGAATATCGGCATGTTCCTGCTCGTCGGTTTTGATCTCGATGGTGATCTGACCAATGGCGGTTTCGCCATTTTCGGTGCCGCCGGCTATGACCGGCTGTTCGAGGATGCCCGGCGCAGCCCGCTGGTGAGCCTGCGTGGCGATGACGACCAGTTTGTCGGGGCGCTGGGCATTGGCTACACCTTCTAG
- the thiC gene encoding phosphomethylpyrimidine synthase ThiC, which produces MADIPARTEVNVTTGPIRGSRKIHVSSRGDHGVPVAMREIDLEPSSGEPPVRVYDTSGPYTDPDAHIDIMAGLPALRRDWIMGRDDVEEYDAREVKPEDNGQLGPDRSGGVRPFPNVVQRPLRAKSGSNVTQMHYARKGIITPEMEYVAERENLGRAQMRDHVRDGEDWGAAIPDFVTPEFVRDEVAKGRAIIPNNINHPESEPMAIGRNFLVKINANIGNSAVASDVASEVDKLVWAIRWGADTVMDLSTGRNIHDTREWIIRNSPVPIGTVPIYQALEKVGGVAEDLSWEIFRDTLIEQAEQGVDYFTIHAGVRLPYVPLAAKRVTGIVSRGGSIMAKWCLAHHKESFLYEHFDEISEICAAYDIAYSLGDGLRPGSIADANDEAQFAELYTLGELTHRAWKQDVQVMIEGPGHVPMHKIKENMEKQLEACGEAPFYTLGPLTTDIAPGYDHITSAIGAAQIGWYGTAMLCYVTPKEHLGLPDRDDVKVGVVTYKLAAHAADLAKGHPAAKVRDDALSKARFEFRWRDQFNLSLDPDTAEDYHDQTLPAEGAKTAHFCSMCGPKFCSMKISQEVREFAANNPNAELGSIPTSAEEAQKGMEEMAEKYRDEGDLYIKLKE; this is translated from the coding sequence ATGGCCGATATCCCCGCCCGCACCGAAGTCAACGTCACCACCGGACCGATCCGTGGCAGCCGCAAAATCCATGTTTCCTCGCGCGGTGACCATGGTGTCCCCGTGGCGATGCGCGAGATTGATCTGGAGCCCTCCAGCGGTGAGCCGCCGGTGCGCGTTTATGACACGTCAGGCCCCTATACCGACCCCGATGCGCATATCGATATCATGGCCGGTCTGCCCGCCTTGCGCCGCGACTGGATTATGGGCCGCGACGATGTTGAGGAATATGATGCCCGCGAGGTAAAGCCCGAAGATAATGGCCAGCTCGGCCCCGATCGCTCCGGCGGCGTGCGCCCCTTCCCCAATGTCGTCCAACGTCCCTTGCGCGCCAAATCCGGCAGCAACGTCACCCAGATGCACTATGCCCGCAAAGGCATCATCACGCCGGAAATGGAATATGTCGCCGAGCGCGAGAATCTTGGCCGCGCGCAAATGCGCGACCATGTCCGCGATGGCGAGGATTGGGGCGCCGCCATCCCCGATTTCGTCACGCCGGAATTTGTCCGCGATGAGGTCGCCAAGGGCCGCGCCATCATCCCCAATAATATCAACCACCCGGAATCCGAGCCGATGGCGATTGGCCGCAACTTCCTGGTCAAGATCAACGCCAATATCGGCAACAGCGCGGTCGCCAGCGACGTCGCGTCCGAGGTCGACAAGCTGGTCTGGGCGATCCGCTGGGGCGCGGACACGGTGATGGACCTCTCCACCGGGCGCAATATCCATGACACCCGCGAGTGGATCATCCGCAACTCGCCCGTGCCCATCGGCACCGTACCGATCTATCAGGCGCTGGAAAAGGTCGGCGGCGTTGCCGAAGACCTGAGCTGGGAGATTTTCCGCGACACCCTCATCGAACAGGCCGAACAGGGCGTCGACTATTTCACCATCCATGCCGGCGTGCGGCTTCCTTACGTTCCGCTGGCGGCGAAGCGCGTCACCGGCATTGTCAGCCGCGGCGGATCGATCATGGCGAAATGGTGCCTGGCGCATCACAAGGAAAGCTTCCTCTACGAACATTTCGACGAGATCAGCGAAATCTGCGCCGCCTATGACATCGCCTATTCGCTCGGCGACGGCCTGCGCCCCGGCAGCATCGCCGATGCCAATGACGAGGCGCAATTTGCCGAGCTCTACACGCTGGGCGAGCTGACCCACCGCGCCTGGAAACAGGATGTGCAGGTGATGATCGAGGGGCCCGGCCATGTGCCGATGCACAAGATCAAGGAGAATATGGAGAAGCAGCTGGAAGCCTGTGGCGAGGCGCCCTTCTATACGCTTGGCCCCCTCACCACCGATATTGCGCCCGGCTATGACCATATCACCTCGGCCATCGGCGCGGCGCAGATCGGCTGGTACGGCACCGCGATGCTCTGCTATGTCACGCCCAAAGAGCATCTCGGTCTGCCCGACCGCGACGATGTGAAAGTCGGCGTCGTCACCTATAAATTGGCCGCCCATGCCGCCGACCTCGCCAAGGGCCACCCGGCGGCCAAAGTCCGCGACGATGCGCTGAGTAAGGCGCGCTTCGAATTCCGCTGGCGCGACCAGTTCAACCTGTCGCTCGACCCGGATACGGCGGAGGATTATCACGACCAGACGCTGCCGGCAGAGGGCGCGAAGACAGCGCACTTCTGCAGCATGTGCGGGCCGAAATTCTGCTCGATGAAGATCAGCCAGGAAGTGCGCGAATTTGCGGCGAACAATCCCAATGCCGAATTGGGCAGCATTCCAACGAGTGCGGAAGAGGCACAAAAGGGTATGGAGGAGATGGCCGAGAAATATCGCGACGAAGGCGATCTCTACATAAAATTGAAGGAGTAG
- a CDS encoding VOC family protein: protein MMKGTGMMADNPNLVLDRGGASLDHIALGVPDTRKGARHIAELTGVEPRIGPQPGPEQFYWSAAIRLGAGRFLEILGPNPDWTGFHPMIETVKQFTQPQPLFWYVATNDINAFGDAAAAQRAPLEMMQSFEHTRDTETVSYTNAVIGPGFRSTRPCVIQWHTRSKWMEGDAELGLKSLQLSSPIADTLNPLFADLGIVERVSEGPEMMMLALDTLKGEVVLSAPGVVVEHIPDMQDAGAAQPAG from the coding sequence ATGATGAAAGGAACAGGCATGATGGCGGATAATCCCAATCTCGTTCTCGATCGCGGCGGTGCGTCGCTCGACCATATCGCGCTGGGCGTGCCCGATACCCGCAAAGGCGCGCGCCATATTGCCGAGCTGACCGGTGTCGAACCGCGGATCGGTCCGCAACCCGGCCCGGAGCAATTTTACTGGAGCGCGGCGATCAGGCTGGGTGCCGGGCGTTTCCTCGAGATACTTGGCCCTAACCCGGACTGGACCGGCTTCCATCCGATGATCGAAACGGTGAAGCAGTTCACCCAGCCGCAGCCGCTTTTCTGGTATGTCGCCACCAATGATATAAACGCCTTTGGCGATGCCGCCGCCGCGCAACGCGCGCCGCTGGAAATGATGCAGAGCTTCGAACATACCCGCGACACAGAGACTGTCAGTTATACCAACGCAGTTATCGGGCCCGGCTTCAGAAGCACCCGCCCCTGTGTCATCCAGTGGCATACGCGATCCAAATGGATGGAAGGCGATGCCGAGCTCGGCCTGAAAAGCCTGCAACTCTCCAGCCCCATTGCTGACACGCTCAATCCGCTGTTTGCCGATCTCGGCATCGTCGAGAGGGTCAGCGAGGGGCCGGAGATGATGATGCTGGCGCTCGACACGCTCAAGGGCGAGGTGGTGCTGTCCGCACCCGGTGTGGTGGTGGAGCATATTCCCGACATGCAGGATGCCGGCGCTGCACAACCGGCAGGTTGA
- a CDS encoding CPBP family intramembrane glutamic endopeptidase — protein MTIDPAAPDNSASPRPWPFALLAILLALMFNAYSGDFATALGAKAWFAGIPYGRSVFLNTADMVVMLLCFWLIGGVGISRQWRIAGLGRPILPPLIFGALIFVPVTAILFFATQLSSGAGIAEIAFGGVVFPMFEEIVFRGLAIGVLMVRFRWPFLVAALIPSLFFGVFHMYQGDSLMESLGIAAITGFGGIWFGWIYWKWGFNLWPAFLLHAGLNSLWTLFDLGDNAMGGQLGNVMRIAVIIASIILTLWGRGLIDRLAHQPDSLNSGAGQKV, from the coding sequence GTGACCATAGACCCAGCCGCCCCCGATAACAGCGCTTCACCACGGCCATGGCCCTTTGCGCTGCTGGCGATCCTGCTGGCGCTGATGTTCAACGCCTATTCCGGTGACTTTGCGACGGCGCTGGGTGCGAAGGCATGGTTTGCCGGGATACCCTATGGCCGCTCGGTGTTTCTCAACACCGCCGATATGGTGGTCATGCTGCTGTGCTTCTGGCTGATCGGCGGTGTCGGCATTAGCCGTCAGTGGCGCATTGCCGGTTTGGGCAGGCCGATATTACCGCCGTTGATCTTTGGCGCGCTGATCTTCGTGCCGGTGACGGCCATATTGTTCTTCGCCACACAGCTTTCCTCCGGGGCCGGGATCGCCGAGATTGCCTTTGGCGGCGTGGTGTTTCCGATGTTCGAGGAGATTGTGTTTCGCGGCCTCGCCATCGGGGTGCTGATGGTGCGTTTCCGCTGGCCGTTTCTGGTCGCGGCGCTGATCCCGTCGCTGTTTTTCGGCGTCTTTCACATGTATCAGGGCGACAGCCTGATGGAGAGCCTGGGCATCGCCGCGATTACCGGCTTTGGCGGGATATGGTTTGGCTGGATCTACTGGAAATGGGGCTTCAACCTGTGGCCCGCCTTTCTGCTCCATGCCGGGCTGAATTCGCTGTGGACGCTGTTCGATCTCGGCGACAATGCCATGGGCGGCCAGCTCGGCAATGTCATGCGCATCGCGGTGATCATCGCCTCGATCATACTGACATTATGGGGCCGCGGGCTGATCGACCGGCTGGCCCATCAGCCCGACAGCCTCAATAGCGGTGCCGGTCAGAAGGTATAG
- a CDS encoding pyridoxal-dependent decarboxylase, whose protein sequence is MEKEFRYLAQFLGPKSENGQQLKSLIDSIVSDHNHWRKNYFSDDEQLISPADKRDLYPESDELLKRTQELIANLRRSFPIYSPRYIGHQHSDTTMASLAGLLAGTLYNANNVTPESGVVTVDLELDCCNELLSMVGFGVPPNPPKHASEFKDYREKLEGEFGWCHLTSGGTIANIEALWVARIVKYFPLAVHDACKSNNISLDVKLPNGNRRELRSLTRHQVLAIRPNESIYLLARFVEAVSRKFSLQIEASSDKAWDLIRASKYSPSRGFAKQMNDFPPVIFVSGAAHYSIAKAADILGLGRECVELVDLDSRFRIDTKKLESKIVKALKEKRAVLGVIAIAGTTEEGAVDSLDEILTLRSKLERGNDRITNSFWLHVDAAWGGYFRSLFNGKKLYPETLVSKQLFSQRVKALHDDVFSKPPYAFQTDLNPAVDTREYLKFLFSELNRLKEKSRSKAARKIARVSDDTIDGWFSHADQKENYKFFLNSLHEYLREFRECRSSSLFKISVHDRVADVQSFCSDEILVEFDTFRVSKPVQWPADSDVGKSIFLMKCADSVTIDPHKMGYTPYPCGAIAFRNDRVRHFIRQEAPYITSERQHSLVHKPIRTASEPTSAMDRPRISTEAFASYTLEGSRPSSAACSLHLQTKAMPLDQENHGEVIRSSVIATRHLYEWIKNWNSINDVTSDQKRYETVLFSPQPPDTNLVVFGVKGYGNHSIGAFNELNEIVYRKFSISSELGQREYSYSQPFFLSKTTFNIKHYPADALRSFFERSGFKNYQSDYKKSGIFVLRATVMNPYILPLIKSRGQNLFEEFMRELHRSVIAAQDEIADRTRANRNR, encoded by the coding sequence ATGGAAAAAGAATTCAGATATTTGGCGCAGTTTCTGGGACCAAAATCCGAAAATGGGCAACAACTCAAGAGCCTAATTGATTCGATAGTCTCTGATCATAACCATTGGCGAAAAAACTACTTTTCAGATGACGAACAACTTATCAGCCCAGCTGACAAACGAGATCTTTATCCTGAAAGTGACGAGCTCTTAAAAAGAACCCAGGAACTGATTGCCAACCTGCGCAGAAGCTTTCCCATATATAGCCCTCGCTATATTGGCCATCAGCATTCAGACACAACAATGGCATCCTTGGCCGGCCTTCTTGCGGGTACTCTCTACAACGCCAATAATGTAACACCTGAATCCGGCGTCGTAACAGTCGACCTCGAACTGGATTGTTGTAACGAACTTCTAAGCATGGTGGGTTTTGGGGTCCCTCCAAATCCTCCCAAGCATGCCAGTGAGTTCAAAGACTATCGAGAAAAATTGGAAGGAGAGTTTGGTTGGTGCCACTTGACGTCCGGGGGTACGATAGCAAACATTGAAGCTCTTTGGGTAGCGAGGATCGTGAAGTATTTTCCTCTTGCTGTCCATGATGCCTGTAAATCCAACAATATATCACTGGATGTAAAACTGCCGAATGGCAATCGCCGGGAACTCCGCTCTCTTACAAGGCATCAGGTCTTGGCGATCCGCCCGAATGAAAGCATTTATCTGCTAGCCAGATTTGTTGAGGCGGTTAGCCGCAAATTCTCACTACAAATTGAAGCGTCTTCCGACAAAGCCTGGGACTTGATCAGGGCAAGCAAATACAGCCCATCACGCGGGTTCGCGAAGCAGATGAATGACTTTCCACCAGTTATCTTTGTTTCAGGTGCTGCTCACTACAGTATCGCGAAAGCCGCTGATATTTTGGGCCTTGGTCGAGAATGCGTTGAACTGGTCGATCTCGATTCAAGGTTTCGTATTGATACAAAGAAGCTTGAGAGCAAAATAGTTAAGGCGCTAAAAGAAAAGAGGGCTGTGCTTGGCGTAATTGCAATTGCCGGCACCACTGAAGAGGGGGCGGTTGACTCGCTCGACGAAATTCTCACTCTGCGTTCGAAACTCGAGCGCGGGAACGACCGGATTACCAACAGTTTTTGGCTGCATGTCGATGCAGCCTGGGGGGGATATTTCCGCTCTCTTTTCAACGGCAAGAAGCTGTATCCTGAAACACTGGTTTCGAAGCAACTCTTCTCTCAGCGCGTAAAAGCCCTCCACGATGATGTGTTCTCAAAGCCGCCTTATGCGTTTCAAACTGATTTGAATCCGGCAGTTGATACTAGAGAATATTTGAAATTCCTTTTTAGTGAACTTAATCGATTAAAAGAGAAATCACGTTCAAAAGCTGCCAGGAAAATCGCCAGAGTAAGTGATGATACTATAGATGGATGGTTTAGTCATGCAGATCAGAAAGAAAATTATAAGTTTTTCCTAAACTCTCTGCATGAATACCTTAGGGAATTTAGAGAGTGTAGATCGTCAAGCTTGTTTAAGATTTCAGTCCACGACAGGGTGGCGGATGTTCAATCATTTTGTTCTGATGAAATATTGGTCGAATTCGACACTTTCAGAGTATCGAAGCCGGTGCAATGGCCGGCAGACTCAGATGTAGGCAAGTCCATTTTCCTTATGAAATGCGCAGATTCGGTTACGATTGACCCGCACAAAATGGGATATACCCCCTATCCTTGTGGAGCTATCGCATTCAGAAACGACCGCGTGAGACACTTCATAAGGCAAGAGGCACCATATATTACATCGGAAAGGCAGCATTCTCTCGTTCATAAACCGATCCGGACGGCTTCTGAGCCGACCAGCGCAATGGATCGACCGAGGATCAGCACTGAAGCTTTTGCAAGCTACACTCTCGAAGGATCACGTCCTAGTTCCGCCGCGTGCTCGCTTCATCTTCAAACCAAGGCAATGCCCTTGGATCAAGAAAACCATGGTGAGGTAATTCGCTCTTCGGTGATTGCTACGCGGCATCTTTATGAATGGATCAAGAACTGGAATTCGATCAACGACGTGACGTCTGATCAAAAACGATATGAAACTGTCCTGTTTTCACCACAGCCGCCGGATACGAATCTAGTAGTTTTCGGGGTTAAGGGATATGGTAATCACTCAATCGGCGCGTTCAATGAGCTAAACGAAATTGTCTATAGAAAATTTTCCATCAGCTCGGAGCTTGGGCAGAGAGAATATAGCTATTCTCAGCCATTCTTTCTTTCCAAGACTACCTTCAATATAAAACATTATCCAGCAGATGCCCTGAGAAGCTTCTTCGAGAGGAGTGGCTTTAAAAACTATCAGTCAGATTACAAGAAGAGCGGAATATTTGTCCTTCGGGCCACGGTCATGAATCCCTATATTCTGCCTTTGATTAAATCGCGTGGTCAAAACCTATTCGAGGAGTTTATGCGAGAGCTTCACCGCTCTGTAATCGCTGCTCAGGACGAAATCGCCGATCGTACAAGAGCGAATAGAAATCGCTAA
- a CDS encoding sterol desaturase family protein: MFLALTFSALAMSLIIALRYFAASGLFAWITSRLRPGLYQEQSHQIRREIGWSLLSVGIYGLPAGIVAWGWRSHGWTQIYEDFSAMPLWYAPLSVLLYMLAHDTWFYWTHRWMHQPKWFRIAHAVHHESRPPTAWAAMSFHPIEALTGAIVIPVLVFVIPIHVAMLALVLTIMTVMGVTNHMGWELFPRWLVNGPIGRWVITASHHERHHQAYKCNYGLYFRHWDRLCGTDRGLGDWSEPRSRGSRATATTSRTA, translated from the coding sequence ATTTTTCTTGCCCTGACATTCTCCGCTCTGGCCATGTCCCTGATCATCGCGCTGCGCTATTTCGCCGCAAGCGGTCTGTTCGCCTGGATCACCTCGCGACTGCGCCCGGGCCTGTATCAGGAGCAATCGCACCAGATCCGTCGGGAAATCGGCTGGTCACTGCTTTCAGTGGGGATTTACGGCCTGCCGGCCGGCATTGTTGCCTGGGGCTGGCGCAGCCATGGCTGGACGCAGATTTACGAGGATTTCTCGGCCATGCCCTTATGGTATGCGCCGCTATCGGTGCTGCTCTACATGCTGGCGCACGACACTTGGTTCTACTGGACGCACCGCTGGATGCACCAGCCGAAATGGTTCCGCATCGCCCATGCGGTGCATCATGAGAGCCGTCCGCCCACAGCCTGGGCAGCAATGAGCTTCCACCCGATCGAGGCGCTTACCGGCGCAATCGTCATTCCGGTGCTGGTGTTCGTCATCCCGATCCATGTCGCGATGCTGGCGCTGGTGCTCACCATCATGACGGTCATGGGGGTCACCAACCATATGGGCTGGGAACTCTTTCCCCGCTGGCTTGTTAATGGCCCCATAGGGAGATGGGTGATTACAGCCAGCCATCATGAACGCCACCATCAGGCCTATAAATGCAATTATGGGCTGTATTTCCGTCACTGGGATCGTCTATGCGGCACCGATCGCGGACTGGGCGACTGGTCTGAACCCCGAAGCCGGGGCAGCCGCGCGACAGCAACTACAAGCAGAACGGCATAA
- a CDS encoding MipA/OmpV family protein has protein sequence MRGAATLPLSALCISLAAPALADDDTALITPDPVTIAASEAETGEQPLALIADDQPQRPAAGQGGGKPPSREELEMLQAMANSVFAGDFITLGIGAGLIPSYEGSDNYVLFPGPQIVGQVSGFQFASPGGGPGIVVDLIREKPLSKTNIIAGPLVRVNLNRAIQSQINDPVVEQLGDLDVAIEVGGRFGVGVNGVFSRFDSISFLTDIAFDVAGAHSGTVIRPSINYRRPIGRAAIIRASVAASWVDNDYADFYYGIDAAGSAASGLPVFDAGSGVKSVSANVIGTYDLSGNALDGGWGMFGLFGYSRLREAAAATPITAIRGDANQLRGVVGITYTF, from the coding sequence TTGCGAGGCGCAGCCACTCTCCCCCTTTCCGCCCTTTGCATCAGCCTTGCCGCTCCGGCACTCGCCGATGACGACACCGCGCTTATCACCCCCGACCCGGTCACCATCGCCGCGTCCGAAGCAGAGACCGGCGAACAGCCGCTGGCGCTCATCGCCGATGACCAGCCGCAGCGCCCTGCTGCCGGACAGGGCGGTGGCAAGCCGCCCAGCCGCGAAGAGCTGGAGATGCTGCAGGCGATGGCCAATTCGGTCTTTGCCGGCGATTTCATCACCCTCGGCATCGGCGCCGGGCTGATCCCCAGCTATGAGGGCTCGGACAATTATGTGCTGTTCCCCGGCCCGCAAATCGTCGGCCAGGTCAGCGGCTTCCAGTTCGCCTCCCCCGGCGGCGGCCCCGGTATCGTGGTCGACCTGATCCGCGAAAAGCCGCTGTCCAAGACCAATATCATCGCCGGCCCGTTGGTCCGGGTCAATCTCAACCGCGCGATCCAGTCGCAGATCAACGACCCGGTGGTCGAACAGCTTGGCGATCTCGACGTTGCGATAGAGGTTGGCGGCCGTTTCGGTGTCGGCGTCAACGGCGTCTTCAGCCGCTTTGACAGCATCAGCTTTCTCACCGATATCGCCTTTGATGTCGCCGGTGCCCATTCCGGAACCGTGATCCGCCCGTCGATCAACTATCGTCGCCCTATTGGCCGCGCCGCAATCATCCGCGCCAGCGTCGCCGCCAGCTGGGTCGATAATGACTATGCCGATTTCTACTATGGCATTGACGCCGCCGGCAGCGCCGCCAGCGGCCTGCCGGTGTTCGATGCCGGCAGCGGCGTGAAAAGCGTTTCGGCCAATGTCATCGGCACCTACGACCTGTCGGGCAATGCGCTCGATGGCGGCTGGGGCATGTTCGGGCTGTTCGGCTATAGTCGCTTGCGCGAAGCCGCCGCCGCCACACCGATCACCGCGATACGCGGCGACGCCAACCAGCTGCGCGGCGTTGTCGGCATCACCTATACCTTCTGA